One Pullulanibacillus sp. KACC 23026 DNA segment encodes these proteins:
- a CDS encoding type II toxin-antitoxin system SpoIISA family toxin, with amino-acid sequence MLFKIGVWMCFAALILYTILYGRNEEKMDGKVFLIRKIWYLFYILGALIYWTQYPESIFTEWKNYLIVVIIFFGVDAFIFLNMYLKRAGDYELDRFTNTVSANENLIQDHLSMTKNMVHTLNNEGIIGYYGTKEAYLLGLRDVLESYAKKEDMTVNLLPFTTLSEKEQALLSFANPDSIRAKLDREETVYNTKEMYALHPVYLFDNELYVLKITGKRPISEMDCLLFVVMIHIYDLAVPEDH; translated from the coding sequence ATGCTATTTAAGATAGGCGTGTGGATGTGTTTTGCTGCCTTGATCCTTTATACCATTCTTTATGGAAGAAACGAAGAAAAGATGGATGGTAAAGTCTTTCTCATTCGAAAGATTTGGTATTTGTTTTACATTCTGGGGGCGTTAATTTATTGGACACAGTATCCTGAGAGTATTTTTACGGAATGGAAGAATTATCTGATTGTTGTCATTATCTTTTTTGGCGTCGATGCCTTTATTTTTTTGAACATGTACTTGAAAAGAGCAGGGGATTATGAATTGGATCGGTTTACAAATACCGTTTCTGCTAATGAAAATTTAATCCAAGATCACCTCTCCATGACCAAAAATATGGTGCATACCTTGAATAATGAAGGAATAATAGGTTATTATGGTACTAAGGAAGCATACCTATTAGGTTTAAGGGACGTTCTAGAGTCATATGCCAAGAAAGAAGATATGACGGTCAATCTGCTCCCATTTACAACCCTATCTGAAAAAGAGCAGGCTCTGCTGTCCTTTGCCAATCCCGATTCTATTCGTGCCAAACTCGATCGGGAGGAAACGGTTTATAATACCAAAGAAATGTATGCTTTGCACCCTGTCTATCTTTTTGATAATGAGTTGTATGTGTTGAAAATTACGGGGAAAAGGCCTATTTCTGAAATGGATTGTTTACTTTTTGTCGTAATGATACATATTTATGATTTAGCAGTCCCTGAAGACCACTGA
- a CDS encoding PfkB family carbohydrate kinase yields MNEKREKGKERVAVYNDDVETLIPAHPVYIVDTTGAGDSFNEALAYKLGQGETVMIEAVKYANAAAALSITRIGAQAGMPTSSEVEAFLNRKKWK; encoded by the coding sequence ATAAATGAAAAACGCGAGAAAGGAAAAGAAAGGGTTGCTGTTTACAACGATGACGTTGAAACCCTCATTCCTGCCCATCCAGTATACATTGTGGATACAACAGGAGCGGGTGATTCGTTTAACGAAGCTCTCGCTTATAAACTGGGACAAGGTGAAACGGTGATGATAGAGGCCGTTAAGTATGCGAATGCGGCTGCGGCCTTATCCATCACCCGGATCGGCGCGCAGGCCGGAATGCCCACTAGTTCTGAAGTAGAGGCATTTCTGAATAGAAAAAAATGGAAGTAA
- a CDS encoding type II toxin-antitoxin system SpoIISB family antitoxin: MSKNDSAILLRENDDQDTKRPFKKRSRVQSPTVSISPSTLRLMEENERIIETYGKKRSKFIRPKEDADQ; the protein is encoded by the coding sequence TTGAGTAAAAATGATTCAGCTATCCTGCTTAGAGAAAATGATGATCAAGATACAAAGAGGCCTTTTAAGAAGCGGTCAAGAGTTCAATCACCAACCGTTTCAATTAGCCCAAGCACCTTGAGATTAATGGAAGAGAATGAACGAATTATTGAAACGTACGGTAAGAAGCGTTCAAAATTTATTCGTCCAAAAGAAGATGCGGATCAATAA
- a CDS encoding LysR family transcriptional regulator, whose translation MELRQLEYFVEVARNEHVSMASETLHVAQSAISRQVKLLEKELGVELFEREGRNVKLTFIGSLFLDQAQIALKAIENSTKLIEEYLDPERGVIRIGFPSSLASSLLPAVISAFKIEHPDVRFNLRQGSYKFLTEAIKSGEVGLTFIGPVPIDDPDLQANVLFSEDIFALLPETHPLAKEESLTLDQLEKDSFILFPNGFILRKIAVDACHQAGFRPLIPFEGEDLDAIKGLVSAGMGVTLLPDTTLFGNLPTGTKKLKIRQPLVKRTVGVIIPKNRDLSPSEKVFYEYVLHFFEDETRGRFSRFT comes from the coding sequence ATGGAATTAAGACAGCTCGAATATTTTGTTGAAGTGGCAAGAAATGAACATGTCTCAATGGCTTCAGAAACGTTACATGTCGCACAGAGCGCAATAAGTCGCCAGGTTAAACTTTTGGAAAAAGAATTAGGAGTCGAATTGTTTGAAAGAGAAGGTCGGAATGTCAAACTGACTTTTATTGGGAGCTTATTCTTAGATCAAGCGCAGATTGCCCTAAAGGCCATTGAAAATTCGACCAAACTCATTGAAGAATATTTGGACCCAGAACGCGGGGTGATCCGGATTGGGTTTCCTTCGAGTTTAGCAAGCAGTTTGCTGCCGGCAGTCATTTCGGCTTTTAAAATAGAACATCCAGATGTTCGGTTTAATTTACGCCAAGGTTCCTATAAATTTCTAACTGAAGCCATAAAAAGTGGAGAGGTAGGGTTAACATTTATAGGCCCTGTCCCGATTGATGATCCTGATTTACAGGCAAATGTTCTTTTTTCAGAAGATATTTTCGCTCTTCTGCCTGAAACGCATCCGCTTGCTAAAGAAGAAAGCTTGACTCTAGATCAATTAGAAAAGGATTCTTTTATTTTGTTTCCAAACGGATTTATTTTACGTAAAATAGCGGTTGATGCGTGCCATCAAGCCGGTTTTCGCCCCTTAATTCCTTTTGAAGGAGAAGATCTGGATGCCATTAAAGGTCTTGTTTCAGCCGGAATGGGTGTCACCCTTTTACCCGATACGACTCTCTTTGGAAATCTGCCCACTGGCACAAAAAAACTAAAAATTCGCCAGCCGCTAGTTAAAAGAACAGTCGGAGTCATCATCCCAAAAAACAGAGACCTCTCACCTTCAGAAAAAGTCTTCTATGAATATGTGCTGCATTTTTTTGAAGATGAAACGCGGGGACGGTTCTCGCGTTTCACTTGA
- a CDS encoding riboflavin kinase: MEVIELTPELKGDSESLVAVLGNFDGVHLGHEAILRSAKKLIGEKDHLAIIGFSSAHQESSHSNALTSFSEKLERLENLGVQKYYNSFLPEDGLADTAKKWVLECLAKLSIKQIIVGQSYRVEEMGMSSFKELVDLCRQVNIEVQVVPELTVNGHPIETSKIIRLVEEGKMEAVQTLMGRPFTVAGTVIHGEKLGRELGFPTINLGNVESYVTPKPGVYIGIVGIHDESQGITDYWNTLISSGYRPTVNGKHYLIEAYLLNYSGDLYGKQVSVSFLSYMRGEIKFDGLEPLIEQMKQDKQEAETLFGLNE, translated from the coding sequence GTGGAAGTCATTGAATTAACACCTGAATTAAAGGGTGATTCGGAGTCATTGGTTGCGGTTCTGGGGAATTTTGACGGCGTTCATTTAGGCCATGAAGCGATTCTTCGTTCTGCAAAGAAATTAATCGGGGAAAAGGATCATTTGGCTATTATTGGTTTTTCCTCGGCTCATCAGGAATCAAGCCATTCAAACGCTTTAACATCCTTTAGTGAAAAGTTAGAGAGGCTAGAAAATCTAGGTGTTCAAAAATATTATAATTCATTTTTACCAGAAGATGGATTGGCAGATACAGCAAAAAAATGGGTGTTAGAGTGTCTGGCAAAATTGTCTATTAAACAGATTATTGTCGGACAATCGTACCGCGTGGAAGAAATGGGGATGTCGAGTTTTAAAGAGTTAGTGGATCTCTGTCGGCAAGTTAATATAGAGGTTCAAGTCGTTCCAGAGCTAACGGTTAACGGACATCCTATAGAAACCAGCAAGATCATTCGTCTCGTTGAAGAAGGCAAAATGGAAGCTGTTCAAACGTTAATGGGACGTCCCTTTACAGTTGCTGGTACAGTTATACATGGAGAAAAGCTAGGAAGAGAGCTTGGGTTCCCAACGATCAACTTAGGGAATGTCGAATCCTACGTGACTCCAAAACCGGGCGTTTATATCGGGATCGTAGGTATCCATGACGAATCACAGGGGATAACCGACTATTGGAATACCTTAATTAGTTCGGGATATCGCCCCACAGTAAATGGCAAGCATTACTTAATTGAAGCTTATTTACTGAACTATTCCGGAGATTTATACGGTAAACAGGTTTCCGTTTCCTTTTTAAGTTACATGAGGGGAGAAATCAAGTTCGACGGATTAGAACCCCTTATAGAACAAATGAAACAAGATAAGCAGGAAGCCGAAACGCTATTTGGATTGAACGAATAA
- a CDS encoding DUF4173 domain-containing protein has protein sequence MKIRIHKYDGWFLLVCLGLGALAEEMFFQSQIGVSYLIFLAGFYLVFFVRFKGYRFTNKRLGYLIYFSIWFLALTYFGYSNMVFYALNILAIPFLVFVHLILVTSPKFLSWFRRSFIGYLFVKMGAAIVYVVKFFGLLLKALTKGLNTEQAAVVKQVILGLVIAVPLLGIILVLLSSADLAFSRLLTSVPKWLLGFQLQEFIGRGIIILLYTLGFFGVMQVAFYKKGLVRKAQPDSETVSWSGIMASTVLILLNLVYLLFTIVQFKYFFGQSLQSDMTYAEYARHGFGELMVVTLINLSILIAVVTFVKEASRGLQRTIQMILSCLVIFSGIMLVSSWMRLSMYEEAYGFTTIRILVHCFMVFLAVIFAYTLIKIWIRRLPLIHFYLIAALVFYVLINIMPLDRLIVDHNIQRYQATNKIDIDYLNQLSYTGVEGLIQLYKTNPDIPGLKNLLQERKIEANTHHADWRSYNLSREKAYRQLKKLEV, from the coding sequence ATGAAAATACGTATTCATAAATACGATGGCTGGTTTTTATTGGTTTGTTTGGGTCTTGGTGCTTTGGCAGAGGAGATGTTCTTCCAGAGTCAAATTGGTGTGTCTTATCTTATCTTCTTGGCAGGCTTTTATCTGGTGTTTTTTGTGCGCTTTAAGGGCTATCGTTTTACGAATAAACGCCTTGGGTATCTGATCTATTTTTCTATTTGGTTCTTAGCGCTCACTTATTTTGGCTATTCGAACATGGTATTTTATGCTTTGAATATACTGGCGATCCCGTTTCTGGTTTTCGTTCATCTCATCTTGGTGACAAGCCCAAAGTTTTTATCTTGGTTCAGGCGTTCATTCATTGGCTACTTGTTTGTGAAAATGGGAGCCGCGATCGTCTATGTGGTTAAATTTTTTGGCCTCCTTTTAAAGGCCTTAACTAAAGGGCTGAACACGGAGCAGGCCGCTGTCGTCAAGCAGGTGATCTTGGGTCTTGTCATTGCAGTGCCGCTGCTTGGCATCATTCTAGTCTTACTTTCGTCGGCCGATCTCGCCTTTAGTCGATTATTGACCAGTGTGCCAAAGTGGCTGCTAGGCTTTCAGTTACAGGAATTCATCGGTCGCGGGATTATCATTCTCCTGTACACGTTAGGTTTCTTTGGCGTCATGCAAGTCGCTTTTTATAAAAAAGGCCTTGTCCGGAAAGCTCAGCCAGATAGTGAGACTGTTAGTTGGAGCGGGATTATGGCGAGCACCGTGCTCATTTTATTGAATCTTGTATACTTATTGTTTACGATTGTTCAATTCAAGTATTTCTTTGGCCAGTCGCTGCAATCGGATATGACCTATGCGGAGTACGCTAGGCACGGTTTTGGTGAGTTGATGGTTGTTACCTTGATTAATTTGTCGATCCTCATTGCGGTTGTGACTTTTGTGAAGGAAGCGAGTCGAGGTTTACAACGAACCATTCAAATGATTTTATCCTGCCTCGTTATCTTCAGCGGCATTATGCTTGTCTCCTCTTGGATGCGCTTATCGATGTATGAAGAAGCTTACGGGTTTACCACTATCCGAATTCTTGTTCATTGTTTTATGGTGTTCCTTGCCGTGATTTTCGCTTATACGTTAATTAAAATTTGGATCCGGCGCTTGCCGCTTATTCACTTTTATCTTATTGCTGCCCTTGTCTTCTATGTATTAATTAATATCATGCCGCTCGATCGCTTAATCGTCGACCACAATATCCAGCGTTATCAGGCCACGAACAAAATCGACATAGATTACTTGAACCAACTGTCCTACACCGGTGTTGAAGGGCTCATACAATTGTATAAAACAAATCCCGATATCCCAGGATTAAAAAACCTGCTGCAAGAACGCAAGATAGAAGCAAACACCCATCATGCCGACTGGCGCTCCTACAACCTATCACGTGAGAAGGCCTACCGCCAGCTTAAAAAATTAGAGGTTTGA
- a CDS encoding RlpA-like double-psi beta-barrel domain-containing protein: MNSNDPYYSNVNPYEVSPYQDETNFVQQQSSTMEREKPVKGEATWTDGGSITKCNIPWSDNHYMTAGVGTNSPYKCGEMLHVKNLSNQKEINVIVVDEISSNHPKRITLHRKAFEALGAKLEEGLIHIEIVPVSKSASHTTGRSEWVNYLVNVTRAAFPHYIVKGYRPIEERQYTPSHIQESFDFFLQSQSGTKFVRGTVLFDVTSNQVLSVDLKEL; encoded by the coding sequence ATGAATTCGAATGATCCTTATTACTCAAATGTGAATCCGTATGAGGTTAGTCCTTACCAAGATGAGACGAATTTTGTTCAACAACAGAGCAGCACTATGGAACGCGAAAAACCGGTCAAAGGGGAAGCCACTTGGACAGATGGCGGAAGCATTACAAAATGTAATATTCCTTGGTCTGATAACCATTATATGACAGCAGGAGTTGGAACCAATAGTCCTTATAAATGCGGCGAGATGCTTCATGTGAAGAATTTATCCAACCAAAAAGAGATAAACGTAATAGTCGTAGATGAGATTTCTAGTAATCACCCCAAACGGATTACCCTACATCGAAAAGCCTTCGAAGCCCTGGGTGCCAAATTAGAAGAAGGTCTCATCCATATTGAAATAGTACCAGTCTCGAAGTCTGCTAGTCATACTACTGGACGAAGCGAATGGGTGAATTATTTAGTAAACGTGACGAGAGCCGCCTTTCCTCACTATATAGTAAAAGGCTACCGACCTATTGAAGAAAGACAATACACGCCTTCACACATTCAAGAATCCTTTGACTTCTTTCTGCAATCGCAGTCAGGTACCAAATTTGTTCGAGGAACTGTCCTTTTCGATGTCACATCCAATCAAGTCCTCTCAGTTGATTTGAAAGAGCTTTGA
- a CDS encoding NADH-dependent flavin oxidoreductase, producing MNTKYNSLFESLTLANGLQLKNRLVMAPMTHFSSNPNGTVSDAEIGYYNHHAKDLGMVITACINVSENGKGFPGQFSGTSDDKIPGLKKLAAGIQEQGAAAILQIFHGGRSCPPDLVPNGDIVSSSAVPGVQLDGSQGPTPRELEALEIEQIIRDFGETTRRAIEAGFDGVEIHGANGYLIQQFFSPHSNQREDRFGGTLEKRMTFPLEIIKEVKRVVDAHAKTPFIIGYRFSPEEPTEPGITMADTLAFVDALSEQPLDYLHVSLIDYKSEPRRGVVTNKTRLELLADKINGRVPLIGVGSVQTAEDALNVLQTGSDLIALGREIIIDPDWVQKIKNEQEDQIETELDLNGQERLVIPDPLWKAIIGAPGWFPGVK from the coding sequence ATGAACACTAAATATAATTCCTTGTTTGAGTCATTGACTCTTGCGAATGGGCTTCAATTAAAGAATCGATTAGTGATGGCGCCTATGACTCACTTTTCATCAAATCCAAATGGAACCGTATCTGATGCTGAGATCGGCTATTATAACCACCATGCTAAAGATCTTGGCATGGTAATTACGGCTTGTATCAATGTTTCTGAAAACGGCAAAGGATTTCCCGGCCAATTTTCAGGTACGAGCGATGACAAGATTCCCGGCCTCAAGAAACTAGCAGCCGGGATTCAAGAACAAGGGGCTGCGGCGATTCTGCAAATATTCCATGGCGGTCGAAGCTGCCCGCCTGACCTTGTTCCAAACGGGGACATTGTCAGCAGCAGTGCAGTTCCTGGTGTTCAACTTGATGGAAGTCAAGGCCCTACTCCTAGAGAACTAGAGGCGCTTGAAATTGAACAAATTATTCGCGATTTTGGAGAAACAACACGCCGAGCAATCGAGGCAGGATTCGATGGTGTTGAGATTCACGGAGCAAATGGCTATTTAATTCAACAATTCTTCTCCCCTCACTCCAATCAGCGTGAGGATCGATTTGGGGGTACTCTCGAAAAACGAATGACCTTTCCTTTAGAAATCATTAAAGAGGTCAAAAGGGTTGTGGATGCACATGCAAAAACACCTTTTATTATTGGTTATCGTTTTTCTCCTGAAGAACCAACTGAACCGGGCATTACAATGGCCGATACACTCGCTTTTGTAGATGCCTTATCTGAACAGCCGCTCGATTATCTCCATGTCTCGTTAATCGACTATAAGTCAGAACCAAGACGCGGTGTCGTCACGAACAAAACACGATTAGAATTACTGGCAGACAAAATTAATGGACGTGTTCCTTTAATTGGTGTTGGATCCGTTCAAACAGCCGAAGATGCCCTAAATGTATTGCAAACCGGTAGCGACTTAATTGCATTAGGCCGGGAAATCATCATCGATCCAGACTGGGTTCAGAAGATAAAAAATGAACAAGAAGATCAAATTGAAACCGAATTAGATCTTAATGGACAAGAACGCCTTGTCATCCCAGACCCACTATGGAAAGCCATTATTGGCGCCCCAGGCTGGTTCCCAGGAGTAAAATAA
- a CDS encoding cell wall hydrolase: MKRLILLLTVAASLFVSASPSFAENLYTVKAGDTMSQIASEFHLTLQELLAANPQIENANLIHPGESIHINKENGQASSSKKVGVSKQSSSIISSADRDLLARLVHAEAGGEPFAGQVEVANVVLNRVDSNQFPNSIPEVINQPGQFQAVSDGAISQEPDSTNYKAVDEAINNRHNDGSLYYYNPALSTPANCDWFATLPTVTIIGHHIFKK; this comes from the coding sequence ATGAAAAGATTAATCCTTCTATTAACTGTTGCAGCCTCTTTATTTGTTTCAGCATCTCCCTCGTTCGCGGAAAACTTGTATACAGTAAAAGCTGGAGATACCATGAGCCAGATTGCGTCTGAGTTTCATCTTACCCTTCAGGAATTGTTAGCAGCAAACCCTCAAATAGAGAATGCTAATCTCATTCATCCTGGAGAAAGCATACATATAAATAAAGAAAATGGACAAGCCTCTTCTTCTAAAAAGGTTGGGGTTTCTAAGCAAAGCAGTTCAATTATAAGTTCTGCAGATCGCGATTTGTTAGCACGCTTAGTTCATGCAGAAGCGGGAGGAGAACCTTTTGCCGGCCAAGTTGAAGTGGCTAACGTTGTCCTCAATCGAGTAGATTCCAATCAATTTCCAAATTCGATACCTGAAGTTATTAATCAGCCAGGACAATTCCAAGCCGTTTCCGATGGAGCAATCAGTCAGGAGCCCGATAGCACCAATTATAAAGCTGTTGATGAAGCCATCAACAATCGACATAATGATGGGAGCTTATATTACTATAACCCGGCGCTTTCTACTCCTGCCAACTGTGATTGGTTTGCAACCTTACCAACCGTCACCATTATTGGCCATCATATCTTTAAGAAATAA
- a CDS encoding DUF1450 domain-containing protein produces MGIVVVEICEASLINNLNIEEEIESIYPEVSVITSDCLSFCGICRLKPYAMVNNKRIFANSAEECLIKIKQKIEEELAFFN; encoded by the coding sequence ATGGGGATTGTGGTTGTTGAGATTTGCGAAGCCAGTCTCATTAATAATCTAAATATTGAAGAAGAGATTGAATCCATTTACCCTGAAGTTTCGGTGATCACAAGTGATTGTTTATCTTTCTGCGGAATTTGCCGGCTCAAGCCGTATGCGATGGTCAATAATAAACGGATTTTTGCAAATTCAGCAGAGGAGTGTTTAATTAAAATAAAACAAAAAATTGAAGAAGAGTTGGCATTTTTCAATTAG
- a CDS encoding YwhD family protein — translation MSEDISGNKSKEQFTILSGDSTDGDGSFGVGTINLDNVTPVIIDPQQGEAYIDMQAMHGRSKIEKRVRFSPDREAMLENSNLYWIVWVVVDRDLKGPKISGIAACELRVSKEERRIRPGYKSMPEHVNNMDKALKGHIILDKMDAKSKDLLKDFLVKNHSSLLENTREELKNALSI, via the coding sequence ATGTCAGAAGATATTTCCGGAAATAAAAGCAAAGAGCAATTTACCATACTGAGCGGGGACTCAACAGATGGGGATGGCAGCTTTGGAGTCGGCACCATCAATTTAGATAATGTCACGCCGGTAATTATCGATCCGCAGCAGGGTGAGGCTTATATCGATATGCAGGCGATGCATGGAAGAAGCAAGATTGAAAAGCGTGTTCGTTTTTCACCGGACAGAGAAGCGATGTTAGAAAATTCGAATTTGTATTGGATCGTTTGGGTGGTTGTGGATAGAGACCTTAAGGGGCCAAAAATTAGTGGGATAGCAGCCTGTGAATTAAGGGTTTCAAAAGAAGAACGCCGGATTCGACCTGGCTATAAATCGATGCCTGAACACGTCAACAATATGGATAAGGCATTAAAGGGACATATTATTCTAGATAAAATGGATGCCAAATCCAAAGACCTATTAAAAGATTTCTTAGTGAAAAATCACTCTTCATTATTGGAAAACACTCGAGAAGAATTAAAGAACGCGCTCTCGATCTAA
- a CDS encoding PadR family transcriptional regulator translates to MFNRELVKGSTSLILLQLLNERDMYGYELVKELDKRSGHHLQVKEGTLYPALHKLEKQDYIIYYWQEQEKGPARKYYKITDAGREILAEKTSEWQQFVRVMNQVIQDPKP, encoded by the coding sequence ATGTTCAACCGAGAGTTAGTGAAGGGGAGCACATCGTTAATCCTTCTGCAGTTATTAAATGAACGCGATATGTACGGTTATGAGTTGGTAAAGGAGCTGGATAAGCGGAGCGGGCATCATTTGCAGGTGAAGGAAGGGACGTTATATCCCGCCTTGCATAAGCTGGAAAAGCAAGACTATATCATCTACTACTGGCAGGAGCAAGAGAAGGGCCCAGCTCGAAAGTATTATAAAATTACCGATGCTGGCCGAGAGATTTTGGCTGAAAAGACAAGCGAATGGCAGCAATTTGTTCGGGTTATGAATCAAGTCATACAGGATCCAAAACCATGA
- a CDS encoding non-oxidative hydroxyarylic acid decarboxylases subunit D: protein MHVCPRCESKEAEVVFESPVKGAWEIYLCPVCIFTWRSSEPETITNPEKYKKAFKINPADIANAINVPPIPERKA, encoded by the coding sequence ATGCATGTGTGTCCTCGTTGTGAGTCAAAAGAAGCAGAAGTCGTATTCGAATCTCCAGTAAAAGGGGCTTGGGAAATTTATCTCTGTCCGGTTTGTATTTTTACTTGGCGTTCAAGCGAACCCGAAACGATCACGAATCCAGAAAAATATAAGAAAGCCTTTAAAATTAATCCGGCTGACATTGCAAATGCCATCAATGTTCCGCCAATCCCAGAACGTAAAGCCTAA
- a CDS encoding multidrug effflux MFS transporter: MNDSLKKIKEEGNPVHLSRLQLAVLLGTLCAFGPLSIDMYLPALPHIAKELHTMPSFVQLSLTFILIGLSLGQLIIGPLSDVRGRRHLLLIGLLVYFVASLLCAYSPSVWFLIGFRFIQGLSGAAGIVISRAIVRDLYSGKELTQFFSLLALVNGVAPILAPIFGGQLLRFAPWNGIFLVLSGIGFVMFLVVLFRLPETLDKDSRSVGGVSNTLKTFKKLFVDRSFIGYALSQGLVYASMFAYISGSPFVLQNIYGASPQLFSMMFAINGIGIILFSQITGRLAERLKVRRLFFAGLTLSFIGACALLLLLLLHAGLFFILIPLFFVVASVGIISTSGTSLAMQNQRKSAGSASALLGVLMFVLGGSASPLVGLGQNPAISMGIVIFLSSLGAVLSSLILAAKRP; encoded by the coding sequence ATGAATGATTCATTGAAAAAAATAAAGGAAGAGGGCAACCCTGTTCACCTAAGCCGACTTCAGTTAGCGGTTCTTTTAGGGACGTTATGCGCTTTTGGGCCATTATCCATTGACATGTACTTACCGGCCCTTCCGCATATTGCCAAGGAGCTCCACACCATGCCTTCATTCGTCCAACTTAGCTTAACTTTTATTTTAATTGGTTTATCCCTCGGCCAATTGATCATAGGTCCGCTAAGTGATGTACGCGGTCGCCGGCATCTCCTTCTAATAGGGCTGCTCGTCTATTTTGTAGCCTCACTCTTGTGTGCGTACAGTCCCTCAGTTTGGTTTTTAATTGGTTTCAGATTTATTCAAGGTCTTTCCGGCGCAGCAGGGATTGTTATTTCACGGGCGATTGTTCGCGATCTGTATTCCGGAAAAGAACTGACCCAATTTTTCTCATTACTTGCTCTAGTGAATGGGGTAGCTCCCATTCTGGCACCGATTTTTGGAGGGCAACTCCTACGTTTTGCACCATGGAACGGGATTTTCCTCGTCTTGAGCGGTATTGGATTCGTTATGTTTTTGGTTGTTCTCTTCCGTTTGCCCGAAACGCTGGATAAAGATTCACGATCGGTTGGAGGAGTGTCGAACACCCTGAAAACCTTTAAAAAGCTTTTTGTTGATCGAAGCTTTATCGGATATGCATTGTCACAAGGTCTTGTCTATGCCTCTATGTTTGCCTATATTTCGGGGTCACCTTTTGTCTTGCAAAACATATATGGCGCTTCACCACAGCTTTTCAGTATGATGTTTGCCATAAATGGGATTGGAATTATCCTTTTTAGCCAAATTACAGGCCGATTGGCGGAACGTTTAAAGGTCAGACGCCTCTTCTTTGCAGGCTTAACCCTATCATTTATAGGAGCATGTGCCTTATTACTTTTACTCCTTTTGCATGCAGGTTTATTTTTTATCCTTATCCCGTTGTTCTTTGTCGTTGCAAGCGTTGGAATTATAAGCACATCCGGAACGTCATTAGCCATGCAAAATCAAAGGAAGTCAGCCGGAAGCGCCTCAGCATTACTAGGCGTTCTAATGTTCGTACTTGGAGGCAGTGCCTCCCCCCTCGTTGGACTAGGACAAAACCCCGCCATTTCGATGGGAATCGTCATCTTCCTATCCAGCCTCGGAGCCGTCCTATCCAGCCTCATCCTAGCTGCCAAACGCCCTTGA
- a CDS encoding pyridoxamine 5'-phosphate oxidase family protein — translation MTDVQPKLSDDLYDLLNGEHLEKKQHEAFMLETVNEDGWPHTAMISVGEIIAMDSSHLRLALWPTTQTTQNILRTGKAMVVLFYKGKACYLNLELRPMSQLENPKHNRARFQADLTHIKEDQAKYADITSGVQIHLKDSSTVIARWQETLDELKQGDGSPVSFKNRMKR, via the coding sequence ATGACCGATGTTCAGCCTAAATTGTCTGATGATCTTTATGACCTTTTGAATGGAGAACATTTAGAGAAGAAGCAGCATGAAGCCTTCATGCTTGAAACGGTGAACGAAGACGGCTGGCCGCATACCGCCATGATCAGTGTGGGAGAAATCATTGCCATGGATTCGAGCCATCTGAGACTCGCCTTATGGCCCACTACGCAAACAACCCAAAATATCTTAAGAACCGGAAAAGCCATGGTTGTTTTATTTTACAAGGGTAAAGCGTGCTATCTAAACCTTGAGCTTCGTCCAATGTCCCAGCTTGAGAATCCTAAGCATAATCGCGCTCGCTTTCAAGCGGACCTCACACATATCAAAGAAGATCAAGCCAAATATGCGGACATTACATCGGGCGTCCAAATCCACCTGAAAGACAGTTCAACCGTCATCGCCCGCTGGCAAGAAACCCTCGACGAATTGAAACAGGGGGACGGTTCTCCCGTTTCATTCAAAAACCGAATGAAACGTTAA